The Pirellulales bacterium genome segment ATCGCCGCGCCCAGCGCGAATCTTTCCACGCGCGTTAGTCCCACGCGGGCAGAGCACGTGCTTCGCGGACTGGCCGGATGTATCGACTTGCTGCTTGACGGCGGCCCCACAGCCGGCGGACTGGAATCGACGGTGCTCGATTTGACAACCACACCGCCCATGCTGCTGCGGCCAGGCCTGGTCTCGCCGCAGGAGATCGAGGAGGTCATCGGTCCCATCCAGCGACTTCGCATTCCCGATATATTGCTGCCGTCCAGCCCCGCCCGTTCGCCGGGCATGCTCCGTCGGCACTATGCGCCATCGGTGCCGTTGGAGTGTCTTTCCGCAAGCAGGCCGCGCGTGGAAGCGCTTTGCCGGGCCGGGCTGCGAGTCGGTTGGCTGACGCTCGGCCCGGCGGCACGCGACGAACAGAGCGGCCTCTTCGCGATCGAATTACCCGCCGATCCGGCCGGTTACAGCTCGCAGCTTTATGCGGCATTGCACACGCTGGAGGCACTGGCCCCCGATTGGATCGTGGTCGAATTACCGCCCGATGGAGAAGCCTGGTTGGCCGTCCGCGACCGCCTCCGCCGCGCGGCAACCGAGCCAATCCGGCAGTTTGGAATTGGACGCCCATGAACGAACGGAATGAACGGTTCCGACGGACACTTCGGTGGCCGGGGCAGAAGCTGGCCGCGATCGATCCGTCCATTGCAATACGCGCCGCCGGCCAGCGATGCCCCGGTGGTGGCGCTACCGGGGCATCGCCGCCGCGGAGCGGTTTGCGCAGAACTGCCCGGTCGGCGCGGCTCTGCCCCAGCCACCACCTTTGTCTCAGCGACGTCCATCCTGTGATCAACCAAATACAAACTGCTGGACGACAGCATAGGCACTAGACATGGGCTACCGCACGCTGCGCCACTGCCTCGACGACCTGGCCGCCCACGGGCAACTGGTGCGCATCGAGGAGCCGGTCGATCCACACCTGGAGGCGGCCGAAATCCAGCGGCGCGTTTTTCAAGCGGGCGGCCCGGCCATTTTTTACGTCCGACCGAAGGGATGCGACTTTCCGCTGGTCAGCAATCTTTTTGGCACCCTCGATCGCGTGCGCTTTCTGTTCCGCGACACGCTCGACGACGTCCGCCGACTGATGCAGCTCAAGATCGACGCGGCGGAAGTCTTGCGGCGGCCCGCGCATTGGTTGGGCGCCGTCAAGACCGGTCTGCACGCGCTGCCGCGGCGTGTGAAGCGGGGCGCAGTGCTGGCCCACGAAACCTCGCTCGCCAACTTGCCGCAGGTCCAATCGTGGCCCGACGACGGCGGGCCGTTCATTACCTTGCCGCAGGTCTATACCGAAGACCCGTGGCGGCCCGGCTGGCGGCATTCGAACCTGGGAATGTATCGCATTCAGCTTGCCGGAAACCAGTATCAGGCCGGCCGCGAGGTCGGGCTGCACTACCAGATCCATCGCGGCATCGGCGTGCATCATGCCGCGGCCATCGAGCGGGGCGAGCGGCTGCGCGTCAACGTCTTCGTCGGCGGTCCGCCGGCCCTGACCGTGGCCGCCGTGATGCCGCTGCCCGAAGGTGTGCCGGAACTTGCCTTTGCCGGCGTGCTGGGCGGCCGCCGCGTGCCGCTGGTGTTGCAACCCGGCTGCCCGGCGGTCCACGCGGAGGCCGACTTCTGCCTGACCGGTTACGTCGATGCCGATCGGCTGCTGCCCGAAGGGCCGTTTGGCGATCACCTGGGCTACTATTCCCTGACCCACGATTTTCCGGTGCTGGTGGTGGAGCACGTCTATCACCGGCCGGAAGCGGTTTGGCCGTTTACGGTGGTCGGCCGGCCGCCGCAGGAAGACACGGCCTTCGGCCAGTTCATCCACGAGCTTACCGGCCCGGTCATTCCCAAGGTCGTGCCGGGCGTGCGGGCCGTACACGCGGTCGACGCGGCGGGCGTCCATCCGCTGCTGTTGGCGATCGGCAGCGAGCGATACGTGCCGTATGTTGAACGGCGGCAACCGCAAGAATTGCTGACGCAGGCCAACGCCATCCTGGGACAAGGCCAGATGTCGCTGGCAAAGTACCTGTTGATCGTGGCCCATGAAGACCGGCCCGCGCTTGATATTCACGACGTGGCGGCGTTCTTCGAGCACCTGCTGGAACGAATCGACTGGACGCGCGACATGCACTTTCAGACCCGCACCACCATCGACACGCTCGACTATTCCGGCGGCAAGCTGAACGAAGGCTCGAAGTTGGTGATGGCGGCGGTGGGGCCGGCGCGGCGCGAGTTGCCGCGGGAACTGCCGCCCGACCTATGGCTGCCCGACGGTTTTCGCGGTCCGCGTATCGCCTTGCCGGGCGTGCTCGTCGTGTCCGCGCCGCCCTACAACCCCGCGGCCGCGAACGAATCTTTGTCGGGTTTTGCCGGTGCATTCGACGAGCGGCAGCCGATCGACCGCTTTCCGTTGATCGTGCTCGCCGACGACGGCGATTTCACGGCCCGGACGCTGAACAACTTCTTATGGGTGACGTTTACGCGCTCGAACCCGGCCGCGGATATCGAAGGCATCGGCAGCTTCGTGCATGAAAAGCACTGGGGATGTCGCGGCCCGCTGGTGATCGACGCTCGTCTCAAGCCGCATCACGCGCCGCCGCTGCTGGCCGACGCCGCCGTCTCCCGGCGTGTCGACGCACTGGCCGCACCCGGCAAGCCGCTGCACGGGATCATTTAGTTCCCTTCAACATCCGCTGCAGCTCGTCCCACTGTTCGCTCGTGACGGCCTCGAGATAGTTGAATTCGCCGGCGGCCCGGACCCATTCGCCGCCGTCGATGCGGATGCAATCACCGTTGATGTAACCGGCATAATCGCTGAGCAAATACGCGGCCAGGTTCGCCAGTTCTTCGTGCTCGCCCACGCGGCCCAGCGGTATTCGCTGCCGCGGATCGCCAAGCTGCTTGAGTGCGTCGGGCATGAGCACCGGCCCCGACGACTTTCTTACCAAGCCGTTTCACCGCGACGAGCTGCAGGTCCGCCGCCGCGCCGGCGCGCGCGTTACGCGGCTGATCCGGGAGCTCAACGAGACCAACCGGCGGATGCACCGCGGCCTGGCCGCGGCGGGCCAGATTCAACGATCGTTTCTGCCGACCACGAAGCCATCGCCAATGAAGTGGCGGCACGGCAGGGCGCATTCGACACGACAGGCGCGTTTCGCTCGGCCTGGCACCGCCTCAAGGGGGCAAACCCGATCTCGGTCGACGACTACCTGAACAGCCGCTTGCCGCAACCATGACCGCTTTCGCGAACGCGGCATCGTTTGGTTCGCGGCGGCTTGTTGGCTTGCGGCGGTCGCCTGAGCTCGCGCGTAGGATCTGGGTTCATTCGCCGTCGGAGTAGGCCGCGTTCGGATCTTAGTCCGGCTCACCGCCGATTCCAGGCGGCTGGCCGCGGTGGCGTCAGCCACATCCCTCTTCCCTCATCCTTCATCCCTCATCTCTCGTCTCCCAGGTACGACCATCCCATGCTTCGCTCCTCAGTCAGCGCATCTTAGCCTCTCCGCGCGGCCAAACACATCCGTTTGCCGGCCCGTCGGTTTTGTCGTCCTGAGCAAGAACGCTAATCGGCGCGAATCAACGCTAACGGCGTGGGCAGGGACTGCCGCAACGATCCGTTGAAACACACGTTATGAATCGGCAAGGAATGATTTGCAGGCCGGCGGCGAACCGCCTAGATTATGGTTTGCCACGCTGGCCAATGCCTGTCGTCGTCGTTGAGATGACGAAGCCACGCGCGACGTGAGAGAACGATTCCGAAATGGCCGCAACCCTTCCTGCGCTGATTAAGCACTTGCGCCGCGTCGCAATCGTCGGGCTGCCGAACTCCGGCAAGACCGTGCTCCTCACGTCGCTCCTGATCCACCTCGAGAACAGGTCGGCCGCACTGACCGATGGCGGAAAATGGCAGATCAGGAGCTTTCGGCCACAACGCGAACGGACGATCGGCAAACAATTGCCCGAGTTCCCGTACAAGAGCTATCGCACCCACCTTCGCGACAACTGGGTATTTCCCTCGAAGACGACGAGCGAGACCGTCTTCTCCTTCGATTTGGATTTGTCGAGTGGCCGCGGGCAGAAGGAGTACCAGGTCGACCTGCTCGATGTGCCCGGCGAGCGATTCTATGACATCGCCATGTGCGGATGCGACTATGGCCAATGGTGCGACGAACTGGAAAGATCGTGGCAGGACGAGCCGCACCCGGCTATGGAGACATACCGAAAGCTGTTCGACGCGCCGCCAGCGGAAGTCGAAGCGCCGGCGATCATCGCGGCGTACCGGACGCTTCTCGCCGAACTGATTGCCGATTACCGGACCTCGATCGCCCCGTCCAGCTTTCGCGTGAGCGCAAGCGCCAACACGGTCCGCGGCCGCACACCCAGCGCGATCCTCGCCAGCGCCGAAGCGAATCCGTGCGGCGTTTCGCCCGGCTGCCAGTTTGCGCCGATCTTCGGCGAGCACCGAACGAAGTTCGAGACGATCGCGACCACGATGAGCAAGAACTACGACGCCTACCGAGAGAACGTCGTGCTGCCGCTGTTCCGAGAGCTTAAGGTTTGCGATCGACTCGTGCTGCTGATCGATGTGCCGAACCTTCTCGCGTCCGGAGCGGGTGCGATTTCGGACCAGACCCACCTCATTGAACAAGTGTTGAGGGCTCTCGTCCCCGCCAGGCAAGGAGTCTGGCGCTCGCTCGGCCGCGGCCTGCGCGACCTGGGGCTGAACATCGCATCCACGGTCAATCTCTCCCTGCGGCCGGGGCAAGTTGAGCGCGTGGCCTTCGTCGCGACCAAGGCGGACGTCGTCGCGGTGTCGGACGTGCAAGAGAACCGGCTGTCCACCCTGCTTCATCAGTTGGTGCAACCCACGTGCAATTATCTCAACGGCATCGAGCCTGAGGAGTTCGTGATCAGCGCAGTCAAGTCGACGACGAATGCCGACAAGCCCGACGACGAGACTTCAGGCCACCTCTACGGGCGGCTGCAATTCGACTTCGGCACCGATCCCCCGACGCGGCGCAAGCCCACCGACCCGAAGGTGGACTACGACGTGCCGCGCCTTCCCAAAGAATGGCCGCACAGCTTGAGCGGCGGATACTCGTATCCGCCGGTCTTTCCCGACATCCCGCAGCTCCGCATGGTTTGCCCGAAGGAAGAGCAACTTAAGAAACTGTTTGACTTCATCATCTCGTAAGACCCGCCGTCGCCGACCTAGGTGGCCGGCACACGCGGGGAAAGGAGCCTTTGTGCCCCCCGAAGATCTGGACGACATGGTTGGCATCCCGGTTCGCGCGCCACGGCCGGTCTCGCAAGAGCCTCGAACGGTGTCGAGCGCATCGACCGCGGAACCCGCCGGGCGAAATGCGGCCGACGAGGCCATCCCTCTCGGCAAGCCGGCGTCGGTGCGCGAGGTATCCCTTGAGGTACAGCGGCGGCGGGACGAGCAAAGCGAGGCGGAAGAAGCGGACGCGGCCCTGCAAAAAACGTTGCGAGCCGAGACAGAGCGCGCGGGCGCGACGCTGCGCCGCGCTTTCCGTGGATTCGTTATCACAGCCGTCGCGGTCGTCGCCGGCCTGGCGGGCTTGATGTTATGCACCCAGTTGATCCAGGCGATTCAAATCTTGACGACCTGGCCGACCTGGCTGCAAGTGATCGGCTGGCTTGCTCTGGGCGTCTGCTGCCTGCTTTTGCTTTGGTCGCTGGGGCGACTGCTGTGGTTTGTCGCTCGTTTCCGGCAAAGCCGGCCCATCGCTCGACGGCTGCTCGACGAGCGCGAGCACCTGCACGAACTCGCCAAGCACGTTCACGCCGCGGCGAGGGAGCAATTCGGCGCGTTCATGCGAGAATACCCGCTCGACGACGCTGCGCAGCTTGCGTTTCTGCGAATCTGGGGGCTTTCCGAGCGCGAATTCGAAATGATGCGGCGCAAGCGGGCGGACCTGTTGGAGCCGGGCAACCTTCAGGACTCAAGATCGTGGCAAGAAAGTTTTGAAACCTGCTTCTTGGTTCCGCTCGATGCTTCGGCCACCAAGATCATCCGCCGGTATGCCATCCTGACGGCGACGAAGACAGCCATTTCGCCGTGGGCATTGCTCGACATGGCGATCGTGATTTACATGGGCACGTCGATGCTCGGTTCGCTCTGCCGCGTCTATCAACTTCGCGCCGGTCCGCTCGACATGCTCTATCTCTTCGGCCTGGTGATGGGCCAATCGTTCTTTGCCGGCGAGCTCGAAGAGCACAGCGAGGAGGTCGCCTCGTGGCTTAGCGACCCGGTCGCTAGCCTTTTTCACGGCGTGCTCGGCGATTCGACCGCAATCGATTCGTTTCTGCCGGGCGTCGGCAAGATCGCAGGCAAAGCCGGCCAGGGCATTGCCAACGGCCTGTTGCTTAACCGCATCGGCCGCAACGCCTGCAAGCTCTTGCGACCATTAAGTCCCGCTTGACGCCCTCCCCGGCTTCACGCACCATTGACGGGCTAAGATGCCGCGCCCGACAAGGTTTCTCACGCCTGGTTCATCCGGTGGAAAGCACGACGCGTCAGCTAACCACGTCCGGCGCTCGACAGCGGCGTTGACTGTTCCGCAGTGTTCTTTGATTCCCGGACGGCAATACCTGAGCGGCAACGGAAATAATGCAGCCGTTTCAGCGCAAAACTGATAACCGCAACACTTGGGCGGCAGCTGCAACTCAAAAATAATCCGGCCGCTTCGCAACTCTCTGTTTTTCCTTTTCCGCGGCAACATCGCGGATTTGAGTCTTTTCATTCTGTCGGCGATTTTATGATCACGCGGCGATTTAATTTAAAACTGAGGCGTCAACACGCCAATCAGATCGTATTTCGATGGATATCCCGCTGCAACCGAGAATCAGATTCAAAATAAACTAGCGATGCGCCGTTCACTTGAATTATTGGCAATCGTTTCTATGCCTATTTTAATCAATTGGCTGCTTTGCATAACTGCCGAGAACGGCTTTTTATCGGCAATTATGGCCCGTTCCGATGGCCGTCGAGGGGGCGGCTCGCACCACGTTCCCATTTACCAGGTGTCCACCATGATCGTTCGATCGCGTTGCACAGTGAAACCGCCGCGTTCGCGAATTCGCGCCGCTATGATTCACCACATCGGGGCCGTTAGACCGCGTGTCTGGAGAACATTCTCATGCCAAACACCTACCTGCATACAGCCATCCTATCGTCGTTCGTAGACGGACCCAACATTGACGGCGTGCTCGGAGAAATCTTGGGCCACATGCCCGAGAGCGAGGAGCGGCCGCGTTGGGATCGCGTCAAGCGGTTCCTTCCGTCGACTGGGAAGCCGGTCTTCGCCATGAACGGAGAGCACTTCACCGAAAAGGCATACTCATTCTTCAGGGCGATGACATACATGGGCTATGACTTCAAAGCCGTTCCACCAACAGAACGTTCCAGCACGAATGAAGACCCCGTTGACAACTACATCAAGGATCGCCTTGACGCGGCTCTAACAGAGCAGGTCGCCGGCCGCCCACAGCATATAACGCTTCTATCGCACGACCACTTCCACGCCGTGACACTCGCTCAGATCGTCGATGCTGGGGGCAGCATCGCATTGATCGGTTTCCCGGAGTGGTTGGCGCCTGACCTCCTGGCACTTGAAGGTGATCGTTGCGAAGTGCTCGATCTTGAGCGGGACGTCGGTGCCTTCTCGTATCGACTGCCGCGGCCGTATCTACCGCGAGGGGGCCGGCGAGCCGTGTGAATAAGCGACACACGAGGATGGATTTCGGCCTGCCGTCGCTGAGCTGCGGCGTGCGGACGGTGTCTGGCGATCTATCGTGCGATTAGCGTCAAAGACTTCGGGGCCGGTAGCGAATCAGGATAATATCGGGGCCAAGCCAACTTTAGGCAGGATCACAACGCCCTACAACCAGCAACAATCGGGTGGCTGCAAGAGCCTCAAACGGTGAATCAATGAACGTACAAGAATTCGTCTGCGAGTCGCTGCTCCAAATTGCGAGGGCAGTTGTCCAAGCGAACAAGGAGTTTGCTGCGATCTCGATTGCTGCACAAGCAAATCCGCCGGGAGTTCTCTTCGAATCGGATGCCGGCACAAGGCATGCGGCCGTTCCGGATACGCATGCAATTCACTTCGACATCGCGGTCACGGTTGCCTACTCTGCAGAGAAAACGAGTTCCAAAAAAGCCGGTCTCGCATTAACAGTTGTGTCTGGAGGCCTCGACACCGCAAACGCGTCGGATTCGTCGAGCTCCGCCACATCCCGCATCAGATTCGCAGTGCCGCTGAAACTCCCTCGGCCGGCTTGACGGTCTTTGAAGAAGCCAGGACGCGCCGCTGCCCATTTGGGTATTCGGCCGCCGACTGATTCTATTGTGAGGCGGTATCTTGAGTGAGAAAGAGAATGGGTCGGTTTACTGGCACAAGGTTGAGCTGGCAAGTTTTCGCGGATATATTCAGAGCATTCGGCTGAGCCGAGCTGTCGTTGCCGCCGGCTTTTCGTGATTCTCGCCGCATCGTCCGGTGTTGGAGCTTTTTATGTCGCAGAAATGCGCCCAGTCAGGTTGCGGCTTTCATTTGCCAGACAACTACCCACTCCCGTTTTGCCCGTGGCACGCCGCCCCTGGCAAGGGCTTGGTTAAGGTGGTCGGCGCAGTCGGCCTTTGTGCGCTTGGAGTTGGCGGCTTCTACGCCTTTGGCAAGGTCCGGGATGCGATTCGGAAGCGAGCGGAACAGGAGGTTTTGGAACGGAATGCCGAAGAGACAGCCGAGGTAAAAGAGCCGCAGATGGACAACGACGGCTTTCACAGTGCGGCTTGCTCAAATGGCAATGGATTTGACCCATACAAGATCCTTGGAGTGGGACGCTCGGCTTCCGTTGACGAAATCGAAGCCGCGTATCGCGAACGCGCTCTGAAACACCATCCCGACCGCGGGGGCGACGGTTGGGCCTTTGAGCAGGTTCACGCGGCTTACCAGCAGATACGGCCCAGCATTTCTCGCCGTGCCGCGTCGGCCGGCGCAGTCGTTGTCGCAACGAGAGAGCGGCCAGCATTGCGCGTTCTGAGGCCAAAGCCGGCGGTGCCTGCGGCGCATCCGCCTGTGGCGGACGTTCCCAAAGCGACACGTAAAGCGAAGAGCGCGGTGCTCGCTGCGCTACTTGCGTTTTTGTTCGGCCCGCTAGGAATGCTCTATAGCGACGCTCGAGGAGCGATTGTGCTATTCGCCATCGACTTTGTACTGCTGCTGCCGACGTTCGGCCTGATATTGTTTGTCACATGGCCTGTCGGAATTGCCTGGGCTGTGGTCGCGGCCAACAGCAATAGCACTTAGTGGAGAGCACGTTTAGGCCGCTTCGCCTTCGCGGCCATTGCCAGGGCCGGGCGGCCGAACGACCAATCCGTTGGCCGCCAGTGCTTCGCTGGCGCGGGCAATGAGCGATTGCGCCGCGGACAAGACCTGCGGCGATTGCAGAACCTTGCCGACGAGATCGACCAATTCCTGATCGCTGTCCGCGCGATTGACGGGTTTCTTGGTGACACCCGACAAGGGAGCTTGCTGGGCTTCGATAAACTCGCGCACGCTCGCCAGCCCCGTTGGTCGAAAGACTTCCGTGTCGACGACTGCGGGATAGGCCACGTCTCGGCCGTGGGCCAACACCAGCACGCGGTGGCGATAGCCGTCTAAGTGGGCGACGCAGGGGCTGGAAGTGTCTTAAAGTTGGGTTGGTCTTGCCGACGCTGCGTTCGACCCCATTGAGCTTGCCTCGATGGTGAAGCAGATGGTGAGCTAGACGGCGCCCTCGCACCAACGCCTACTTCGACCCCATCCGGCTTGCCCGGATGGTGAAGGAGATCGCCCTGCTACCGTAGCCGAGAACAATCTTATTCACCATCCAGGCAAGCTGGATGGGGCCTCATCACTCGCCTGTCGCAGCGTTGACTAGCCCGCCATCTCGTGTACCATCCGCACAAGGCGGATGGGGTCCGTCGAAGGCCGTCAATTCGTATTCTTCGCCAGCGGCGGCATCAACGCCCAGGCTCTCAAGCGATGATCGTGGCAGCAAGGTCACGTCAGCGCCCGAATCGATGAGCATCGGCACATCGGCGGCCGAGCGGCCGCTTAAGGGATCGCGGAGGACGACTCTTGCCACAGGAGCCGGAGGGTCGAAGCACGCCGCGTCATAGGCCGGCATCGGGGCTTTCCACAAGAACTTCCTTTTCGAAGTCGGCGGCTTGCTCGGGGCGGGCCAATCGAGGGCTGCCCATGTAAAGTGTGGTCCTTTCCTCAACGCCGGGAACAACCACATAGACCTTGGCGTTCTCCGGCAGACGGACATCCGCGGGCAACCTGACTTGCCCATTCTCGACCGTGCCCTCAACCGTTGTCACGCTCATGAAACCCTCGTTCACCGAATCCAAGCCTAGCAACTTCAACGTATTATATCGCCGGATTGGCCATTCGAGTCTTCAAACTCGCGGGCTAGTTCGGCGGGCCGTTCGAGGACTGGCAATTCAGGATTCGTCGCTTGCCGACTCGCCAAGCCCCAACTCGTCCAATGATGCTGCCGACAGCAGGGCGCAGCCCAGTTCCGTCAAACGATCGCTTGACCAAGTCTCCAGGCGGGCCATAGCCGCTGGCGGCAATGATCCAAAGCGGGATTCAAGCAGCTTCCCCATCAGTTCGCGCTGTCCTTCCAGCTTGCCTCGCGCCACGCCGCGCTGCTCGACGTGGTCCAATAAACCCAATTCCATCGCTTGCACTCCTGGATCTGAATGGTTACGGAGCATTTCCTCGAACTCTTGCCGCTGCCGAAGTCGAATCTGGCGGC includes the following:
- a CDS encoding L-threonylcarbamoyladenylate synthase — its product is METEVIAIDPVTPRRGPLARAVEVLRRGGLVAFPTETVYGLGANALDIAAVAKIFAAKGRPATNPIIVHVASSEQVSEVAAQWPPLAQALAERFWPGPLTLVLPKNPSINDIVTGGGDTVAVRLPAHPVARGLIRAAGLPIAAPSANLSTRVSPTRAEHVLRGLAGCIDLLLDGGPTAGGLESTVLDLTTTPPMLLRPGLVSPQEIEEVIGPIQRLRIPDILLPSSPARSPGMLRRHYAPSVPLECLSASRPRVEALCRAGLRVGWLTLGPAARDEQSGLFAIELPADPAGYSSQLYAALHTLEALAPDWIVVELPPDGEAWLAVRDRLRRAATEPIRQFGIGRP
- a CDS encoding DnaJ domain-containing protein, yielding MSQKCAQSGCGFHLPDNYPLPFCPWHAAPGKGLVKVVGAVGLCALGVGGFYAFGKVRDAIRKRAEQEVLERNAEETAEVKEPQMDNDGFHSAACSNGNGFDPYKILGVGRSASVDEIEAAYRERALKHHPDRGGDGWAFEQVHAAYQQIRPSISRRAASAGAVVVATRERPALRVLRPKPAVPAAHPPVADVPKATRKAKSAVLAALLAFLFGPLGMLYSDARGAIVLFAIDFVLLLPTFGLILFVTWPVGIAWAVVAANSNST
- a CDS encoding UbiD family decarboxylase — protein: MGYRTLRHCLDDLAAHGQLVRIEEPVDPHLEAAEIQRRVFQAGGPAIFYVRPKGCDFPLVSNLFGTLDRVRFLFRDTLDDVRRLMQLKIDAAEVLRRPAHWLGAVKTGLHALPRRVKRGAVLAHETSLANLPQVQSWPDDGGPFITLPQVYTEDPWRPGWRHSNLGMYRIQLAGNQYQAGREVGLHYQIHRGIGVHHAAAIERGERLRVNVFVGGPPALTVAAVMPLPEGVPELAFAGVLGGRRVPLVLQPGCPAVHAEADFCLTGYVDADRLLPEGPFGDHLGYYSLTHDFPVLVVEHVYHRPEAVWPFTVVGRPPQEDTAFGQFIHELTGPVIPKVVPGVRAVHAVDAAGVHPLLLAIGSERYVPYVERRQPQELLTQANAILGQGQMSLAKYLLIVAHEDRPALDIHDVAAFFEHLLERIDWTRDMHFQTRTTIDTLDYSGGKLNEGSKLVMAAVGPARRELPRELPPDLWLPDGFRGPRIALPGVLVVSAPPYNPAAANESLSGFAGAFDERQPIDRFPLIVLADDGDFTARTLNNFLWVTFTRSNPAADIEGIGSFVHEKHWGCRGPLVIDARLKPHHAPPLLADAAVSRRVDALAAPGKPLHGII
- a CDS encoding YcjF family protein, with product MPPEDLDDMVGIPVRAPRPVSQEPRTVSSASTAEPAGRNAADEAIPLGKPASVREVSLEVQRRRDEQSEAEEADAALQKTLRAETERAGATLRRAFRGFVITAVAVVAGLAGLMLCTQLIQAIQILTTWPTWLQVIGWLALGVCCLLLLWSLGRLLWFVARFRQSRPIARRLLDEREHLHELAKHVHAAAREQFGAFMREYPLDDAAQLAFLRIWGLSEREFEMMRRKRADLLEPGNLQDSRSWQESFETCFLVPLDASATKIIRRYAILTATKTAISPWALLDMAIVIYMGTSMLGSLCRVYQLRAGPLDMLYLFGLVMGQSFFAGELEEHSEEVASWLSDPVASLFHGVLGDSTAIDSFLPGVGKIAGKAGQGIANGLLLNRIGRNACKLLRPLSPA
- a CDS encoding SDR family oxidoreductase encodes the protein MPDALKQLGDPRQRIPLGRVGEHEELANLAAYLLSDYAGYINGDCIRIDGGEWVRAAGEFNYLEAVTSEQWDELQRMLKGTK
- a CDS encoding YcjX family protein, with translation MAATLPALIKHLRRVAIVGLPNSGKTVLLTSLLIHLENRSAALTDGGKWQIRSFRPQRERTIGKQLPEFPYKSYRTHLRDNWVFPSKTTSETVFSFDLDLSSGRGQKEYQVDLLDVPGERFYDIAMCGCDYGQWCDELERSWQDEPHPAMETYRKLFDAPPAEVEAPAIIAAYRTLLAELIADYRTSIAPSSFRVSASANTVRGRTPSAILASAEANPCGVSPGCQFAPIFGEHRTKFETIATTMSKNYDAYRENVVLPLFRELKVCDRLVLLIDVPNLLASGAGAISDQTHLIEQVLRALVPARQGVWRSLGRGLRDLGLNIASTVNLSLRPGQVERVAFVATKADVVAVSDVQENRLSTLLHQLVQPTCNYLNGIEPEEFVISAVKSTTNADKPDDETSGHLYGRLQFDFGTDPPTRRKPTDPKVDYDVPRLPKEWPHSLSGGYSYPPVFPDIPQLRMVCPKEEQLKKLFDFIIS